Part of the Candidatus Dadabacteria bacterium genome is shown below.
GGGCTCTCTTACGTCGATCAGAACGACATCGGACTTGTTTTCCTTAATATGGCTGAACTCCTCAACGGTTATCTCCTCGACCTTGGGTTTTTCCTCTTCAACCTCTTCGCCTCGGCCGATGCCGCAGAACTCCTGATAGTCTATGAGCTCGGTTACGGTGGCGTTCTCACCGCAGACGGGGCAGTCGGGATCTTTTCTGAGCTTGAGTATTCTCGGCTCCATATTGAGAACATCAATGAAAAGAAGCCTCCCTATAAGAGGTTCTCCCTCACCGATTATAAGCTTCACGACCTCGGATGCCTGCATCGTTCCCACAACTCCCGGCAGTATTCCAAGCACTCCTCCTTCGGCGCAGCTCGGCACCAGTCCCGGGGGAGGGGGCTCCGGATAGAGACACCTGTAGCAGGGACCTCTTTTCGCGTCGAACACGCTTACCTGTCCCTCGAACCTGAATATGCTTCCGTAGACGTTCGGAATTCCTAGGAAAACGCAGGCGTCGTTTGTGAGATACCTTGTGGCGAAATTGTCCGTTCCGTCAACGACCACGTCGTAGTCCTTCATGATATCCATGGCGTTATCCGAATTCAGCATTTCGTTATAGGTAACGATATTGGTATCGGAGTTAAGCTCCAGGAGGCGGTCCCTCGCGGATTCCACCTTGGGCGTGCCCACGGTCTTCTCGCTGTGGATCACCTGTCTTTGCAGGTTGCTGAAGTCCACGACGTCGAAATCCAGTATTCCCAAGGTGCCGACCCCCGCGGCCGCGAGGTAGAGAGCAAGCGGAGACCCAAGCCCTCCGGCGCCGATACACAGGACCCTTGCGTTTTTGAGTTTCTTCTGTCCCTCAATGCCGACTTCGGGCATTATAAGGTGCCTGCTGTACCTTGTTATCTCCTGATTGCTCAAGTCCATTTTGAATACCTTCCTTGTGAATCTGGAATTATAAAATGTTCAAACAGTAAAGTTAGTACATGATTTGTGTATTTTCAAACCACAAACGCAACTGTCCCGTCAGTTTGAGAAACGGGAATTTTTCCCGGGGATCGGAACAACCGGATTCTGAGTTCCCTAGGAAGTCTTTACTACGTTGGTTGCGGTGGGTCCTTTCTTACCTTGAACGATCTCAAAGTTTACTTCATCACCCTCATTGAGAGTCTTGTAGCCTTCGCCCTCAATAGCGGTGTAATGAACAAAAACATCATCCTGCACTTCGGCGGATGTTATAAATCCATAGCCCTTGGAGCTATTAAACCATTTTACAGTTCCCTGCATTTATAATACCTACCTCTAAATTAATATTTGCGGGATTATCCCACACCTATATTGCTTTGTCAAACTGCACTTCCTCCGTTCCCAGAGGAAATTCTGGGTGCGGAGGAAAACAATAGCAGTTCTCAAAACGTTTCGCAGTATAACTGCGTGCGTATCAAATCCGCGCAAAGCGGATTCTCAGACAGGCACAACGTTGGTTGCGGTGGGTCCTTTTTTACCTTGAGTGATCTCGAAGCTTACTTCGTCACCCTCATTGAGAGTCTTGTAGCCCTCGCCCTCAATAGCGGTGTAATGAACAAAAACATCATCCTGCACTTCGTCGGATGTTATAAATCCATAGCCTTTGGAGCTATTAAACCATTTTACAGTTCCCTGCATTATAATACCTACCTCTAGAAATTTAATATCCGCGGGATTATCCCGGAACTCTATTACTTTGTCAAACAGTATTTTCTCTGTCTCCGGGAAAAATTCCGGGTGAAGAAGAAAACAATAGTGGTTCTCAAAACTTTTCGCAGTATAATTACGTGCATCTCAAATCCGCGCAAAGCGGATTTTTAAGCAGGTATAAGATCAATGGAAGACAGGAAAAGAAAAAGAATTTACATTTTCTGCGTAGTGCTGTTTCTGCTTGGAGGGGGGCTTTTTTTCTATAACGTCGTGAAAAGTTTCAGCGGGCTTGGCTCAACGCTCAGCGAATATACTTTTCCCGGAAGCCACTCCATCCAGCTTGAAGAGAGTGGGCTTTATTCAATCTACCACCAGTACAAGAGCGTTTCCGATGAAGGAAGGACAAGCAGTGAATCCGTCGAGGAGAGCTCCATAGTCGTTTACCTGAAAAAAGTTCCGGGCACCGAAAACATAGAACTCAAGGTGCCCGATTCAAAGAAAAGATATAGCTACATGGGAAAGAAGGGAGTTAAGATCCTTGAGTTCGAAAACCCCGAGCCGACGGGTTACCTGATCGAGTCATTCTTAAGCGCTCCTTCCCGGGACGCCTCTTACACTCTGGTCCTTGAGCACGGATTCGAGATAACGAGGCTTAAGGGAATACTACTCTCCCAGGCGTTTTTGCTCGCCCCGACCCTTTTCGCGATAATACTTTTCATGCGCACCTACATAAGGAGCTGACCACAACGGATGTTCAGAGACGTAAAATCCCGGGTTCTTGCTTTTGATATAGAGTGGGTTCCCGACCCGGAGTCGGGAAAGGTGGCGTACGAACTTCCGCAGGACATGCCCGACCGCGAGGTGATCGAGTTCATGTGGGAGCAGGGCGGGGCGACCGAGGAAGAGCCCATGCCGTTTCTTAAGACGGTTCTCTCCAAGATAGTCTCGATCTCGATGGTCTTCCGGGAATCTGATAGGGACGGAGCCGCGGCAAGACTCAAGCTTCACTCCATCCCGTCGATTCCGACTTCCGGCGAAGACTGTTCCGAGAGAAGAATCATAGAAGACTTTTTCAAGATTCTCGACAAGCACCACCCGCAGCTTGTGGGGTACAACACCTCGGGGGCCGACATACCGATTCTGGCGCAGAGAATGATCAAGCACGGGCTGCAGGGCGGTTTTTTCACGGAAAGGCCTAACAGGCCGTGGGAAGGCGCTGATTTCTTCGCCAGGGGAAGCGACTGGAACGTCGATTTGATGCGCTGCGTAAGCACGTGGGGGAAGGGCACCCCGTCTCTTCACGAGATATCGGTTGTTAGCGGAATCCCGGGAAAAATGGGGGGCGTTGACGGAAAGCAGGTCGCTCCAATGTGGCTTGAGGGCCGACTTGACGAAATAGTCGCCTATAACGAGTGCGACGCACTTACGACCTATCTGCTTTGGCTCAGGATGGCCCATTCGATTGGACATTTTCACTCCGAGCAGTACGCAGAGGAGCAGCGGTTGCTTCGCGGCATGATAAAAAAAGAGTCAGAAAGTCCCCATAGGAGCCACCTTCAGGATTACCTCTTAAAGTGGAAGAGTCTGAGCGGGGGTGCGGCCGATGAGTGAGCGACAGGACAACTGCGGAGTCGCCGTTCTCTCTTTCTACAAGTTCGTGGACCTTGACGATCTTGTGGAGATAAAGAACTCTCTGCTTTTGCTTTGCGAGAAAAACGGGATAAACGGCACCTTCATCCTGACATCGGAGGGAATAAACGCCACGGTTGCCGGTCCGCCCGAATCCATAGACCGGCTAATCGCCTATCTTGAGAACGCCCCTAGGTTCTCAGGCATGCAGTACAAGCTCAGTTACAACGAGAAAAGCCCCTTTCACCGCCTCAAGGTTAAATTCAAAAAGGAACTGGTACCTATGGGAGTCGGCGGAATAAAGCCGCAGCGCCTCTCGGGGCAACGCGTTTCGCCTGAGCGGTGGAACGAGCTTATAAGCCGCCCCGACGTGCTTGTTATAGACACGAGAAACGATTACGAAAACCGCGTCGGAACCTTCAGGGGGGCCGTAAACCCGGAGACTGACCATTTCAGGGAGTTTCCCGAGTACGTAGAGAAGAACCTCGACCCCCGCGAGCACACGGAGATAGCGATGTTCTGCACGGGCGGGATAAGGTGCGAAAAAGCGACCTCGTATCTTCTTGAGAGGGGGTTTAAGCGGGTGTATCAGCTTGAAGGGGGAGTGCTTTCATACCTCGAGCAGGTTTCTAGGGAACAGAGTCTCTGGGAAGGGGAATGTTTTGTGTTCGACGACCGTACCTCAGTCGGCCACGATCTTGTGAAGGGAACATGGAGCACGTGCAGGAACTGCAGGGAGCCGGTATCTGCGGAGGAGAGGAGGTCCGAGGGGTTCCGGGAGGGGGTATCCTGTCCCCGCTGCCACGCGGAGCTTACTCCCGAGAGAATTTCGTCACTTGAAGAGAGACAGAAGCAGATGAGACTTGCCCGGGAGAGGAACCAGAAACACCTCGGGGCCGTTATAAGAAGGGGAAACACAAGACTGGCGCAGGGATGACCTCAGCCGCTCAGCTCGTCTTTTAGAATCTTGTAGTCTATGCTGTCGACAAGAGCTTTCCAGCTTGCTTCCACTATGTTGTCTGAAACCCCCACGGTGCTCCACGTCTTCTCCCCGTCTCCCGACTCGACAAGCACCCTCACCACGGAATCCGTTCCGCCCGACCTCGACACGACCCTTACCCTGTAATCCAGCAGCCGCAGGGTCTTTAGCCCGGGGAAGAATTTCTCAAGCGATTTCCGAAGCGCTCCGTCTATCGCGTTTACGGGACCTGTTCCTCTTGCCACCGTGTATTCCGTAATGCCGTTTACCTGAACCTCCGCGGTTGCTTCCGAGAGAGGTTCTTCGTCTTCTTCTCTCTTTTCGACCAGAGTCCTGGTGTTCTTGAGATAGAACCGCTTCTTGTAGGTTCCCAAGGTTTTTCTCACGAGCAACTCAAAAGACGCGTCCGCCCCCTCGAATTCGTAACCCTGGTTCTCAAGAACCTTAAGCTCGTTCAGTATCTCGAGGATTCTTTCGTCCTTGGGGTCTATTTCCACTCCCAGTTCCTGGGCCTTGTAGGCTATGTTTGCCCGGCCGGAGAGGTCCGAGACCAGCACCCGCCTTCTGTTGCCGACGCTCTGGGGTTCCACATGCTCGTAGGTGTCGGAATTCTTCATCACGGCGCTTACGTGAATCCCCCCTTTGTGCGCGAAGGCGCTTTCACCGACGAAGGCCTGCTTTTTAAGAGGGGGAAGGTTGGTGAGTTCATGGATGAAATGCGACACGGAATAAAGCTTTCTAAGGTTTTGCTTGGAAAGGGTCTTCATCCCGAGCTTAAGCGCTATATTGGGGATTATGGCGCAGAGATTGGCGTTTCCGCACCGCTCTCCGTAGCCGTTCATGGTTCCCTGTACCTGGGACGCTCCTTCCCTTACCGCGTAAAGCGTGTTCGCGACCCCGACCTCGCTGTCGTTATGGGTATGTATTCCCAGGCTCGGGTTATCGAACATGCCGTTGACTTCCCTTATGGCGCCTTCGATATCCCATGGCATCGAACCGCCGTTTGTGTCGCATAAAACGACCGTGTCGACCCCCGCTCCGTAAGCGGTCTCGAGAACTTTCGCCGAGTACTCAGAGTTTCTCTTCCATCCGTCAAAGAAATGCTCGGCGTCGAAAAACACCTTGTCCACATGGCGTTTCAGGTACTCGATCGAGTCGTGTACGAGCTCCAGGTTCTCTTCAAGCTCTATTTTGAGAGCTTCCGTTACCTGGAAATCCCAGCTTTTACCTACGATCGTCACAACGGGGGTTTCAGCCTGCAAAAGGGCCTGGATGCTAGAGTCCTCATCGCAGGTTTTCCTTGCGCGTCTTGTGCTTCCGAAAGCCGCGACGCTCGCGTTTTTAAGCCCCAGTTTTTTGGCTTCCTCGAAGTACCCCTTGTCCCTTTCGTTGGAACCCGGCCATCCTCCCTCGATGTAATGCACCCCGAGGTCGTCAAGTCTCTTGGTTATACGGATCTTGTCGTGTATGGAAAAGGATATGTTTTCCCCCTGGGTTCCATCACGCAGGGTCACGTCGTATATTTCAACGGTCCTTGATTTACTCATCGGTTTTTCCAAGATTAAAAGCGTCGTGGAGAGTTCTCACGGCGTTTTCCGCATCTTTTTCCTCAAGCACGCATGAGATTTTTATTTCCGAAGTGCTTATCATCATAATGTTAATTCCCTCGTTTGCAAGCGCCCCGAACATGCGCGACGCCACTCCCGAATGGGTTTTCATCCCGACTCCCACCAGGGAGATCTTGGCGATAAGGTTGTCTGAGAGCACTTGCTTTCCCCCGAGTTCCTGGGCCATTTTCTCCGAGAGCTCTATTGATTTCTTGAAATCCGACTTGGGAACCGTGAACGTGAGGTCGGTAAACCCCTCAGTGCTCACGTTCTGAACGATCATGTCGACCACTATGTTCTTGTCCGCAAGCGACGAGAAAAGCATAGCGGCTATGCCGGGCTGGTCGGGCACCTGCGTCACCGTGATTTTCGCCTGATCCCTGTCGTATGTGACTCCCGATACGACAACATTTTCCATGGATTCCATAACTTTTTCCTCATCCAGAACCCAGGTTCCCTCGTCCCCGGGCCTTGGAGTTGACTTAACATGTATAGGCACTTTAAATTTTTTTGCAAATTCAACCGCGCGGGCCTGAAGCACTTTCGATCCCAAAGACGCCATCTCGAGCATTTCGTCATAGGAGATACGGCTGAGCTTCCTTGCGTCGGGACAGACCCCGGGGTCCGTGGTGTAAACCCCGTCTACGTCGTCTTTGTAAAGTTCACACGCATCGGCGCCCAGCACCGCCGCCAGCGCCACCGCGGTGAGGTCTGAGCCTCCCCGCCCGAGCGTTGTGAGGTTTCCGTCCTCGTCGACTCCCTGGAATCCTGCTATAACGACCGCCTTTTTTCCCTCGAGAGCAAGACGGATGTTCCTGTCGTCAATCGATTTTATCTTCGCCTTCGAGTAAATGTTGTCGGTGGTGATCCTTATCTGGTGTCCCTGGAACGATATTGCCTCCTCGCCGAGCGATTTTATCGTCATCGCCAGAAGGCCGGAAGAGACCTGTTCCCCGCTTGAGGTTATCACGTCAAACTCCCTTTCATCGGGGGGATCCATAATTTCCTTTGCAAGGCCGACCAGCCTGTCGGTTTCGCCCGCCATGGCGGAAACCACCGCTATCACGTCGTTTTTCTGCTTTTTCGTAGCTACTATGTGCTCGGCCACGCGTCTTATCTTTTCGATGCTAGCAACGCTTGTTCCGCCGTATTTTTGAACGACAAGAGCCATTGTCCCTCACCTGTCACCTTTATTGTTCTCGATTCCTCAGCCCCTTGGGGCGGAGATTGGATATCAATTATAACAGCGTTTGCCGGTAATACATCCCGGATATTGTCCGCCCATTCAACGACGGAGACACCGTCTCCGTAAAAGAATTCCTCATATCCCGTATCCTCGAACTCGGCACCGCCCGAGAGCCTGTAGACGTCGAAGTGAAAAAGAGGCACGCTGCCTTCATAGCAGCTCATTATGACGAATGTGGGGCTGTTGGGTTCCTCCTCTATTCCTAGGCCGCGGGCAAGACCCTTGGCGAAAACCGTTTTCCCCGCGCCGAGATCTCCAGTGAGCCCTACGATCGAGCCTCGGGGGATCAGTTTCCCCATTATCTCGCCGCAAAGCATGGTTTCTTCAGGCTTGCCGACTTCTAGGAGGAATCCATGTTCCATTGGGCTTATCTTACCGTAGTGAAGTGCTTTTCTTCCGTGGATGAAATGATGGAATTTATTGAAGCGGGGATTTTACGCGATATTTCGGATGCGGTAAAGCCTGCGGCGCCCGTTTCCTCCAGAAGAAGGTCAGCCGCGTGGCCGTGGAGAAAAACGCCGAGAAGGCAGGACTCAAGACAGTCGTATCCCTGAGCCGCGAGTCCCCCGATTATTCCCGTAAGCACGTCTCCGGTTCCGGCAGTGGCCATGGCAGAGTTCCCCGTAGGGTTTATGAACACCTCTCCGCCGGGAGTGGAGACGACGGTTCGTGCGCCTTTTAAGACGACGTAGCATCCGTATTTTTCGGAGAACCGGCTCGCGGTCCCGACGCGGTCATCCTGCACCTGCTTTGAACTAGTGCCGCAGAGTCTTGCCATTTCGCCGGGGTGCGGAGTTATTACCGCGGGAACTTTTGTCTTCCTCAGAATCTCAGGGTTTTTTGAAATTATGTTAAGCGCGTCGGCGTCAAGAACCACGGGCACTTCGCATTGCGTTATCACCTTTTCGAGGAATTTCCCCGCGCTTCGCGAGGTCGATATTCCGGGGCCGAGGGCAAGCGCCGTTTTTTTCCCGTCAAGCTCCCGGAGCGCTTCCTTGTGGGCGTCTGAGTGAAAAGTTCCGTCCTTTGAGTCTTTAAGCGAAACTGACATTACCTCCGTTGTCTTTTCCTCGACGGCGGGAGATATGCTGTTTGGAATTCCCAGGGTAACAAGGCCGCTTCCCGTCCGAAGCGCCGCCTCGGCGCAGAGAATCGCGGCTCCGCTTTTTCCAGGAGAACCCGCGAGCACAAGAAGATGACCGTAGGTTCCCTTGTGGGAATCTGCTGCCCTTCTTTTTATCAACCCCGCGGATTTTCGAAACGTGAGAAGTTCAAAGGGAATATCTTCCTCAAGCAGCTTGGGGATAGTTATATCTGCCACGCAGAGCTTTCCCGCGTAATCAACGCCGGGATAAATGCACATTCCAAGCTTAGGTGGGGCGAAAGTGACGGTCATGTCTGCTCGCACGGCTGCTCCCATGGGCTGCCCCGTGTCGGCGTCAAGTCCGGAGGGTATGTCAACGGAAACGCACGGGACGCTCTGGCGGTTTATGAATTTTATAAGCTTCTCGTAAAAGCCTCCCACCTCCCTGTCAAGTCCGGTGCCGAAGATGGCGTCAATTATGACGTCCGTATCTTTTACCCTGGGGAGTTTTCCATCAAGCTCCCTTACGTTGCCCCCGATCTCAAGAAGGGAGTCGAGGTTCGTTTTTGCGTCCCCCTTGTAGCGCTGTTTCTTCTGGACGATGTGGATGCTTACGTCATTTCCCGAGGAAATAAGATGGCGGGCGATCACGAAGCCGTCCCCCGCGTTGTTTCCGGCGCCGCAGATAACCGCTATTTTCTTTGCTGAGGAATACTCGGCCAGGATGGCGGACGCCACGGCTCTTCCGGCGTTTTCCATAAGCACGACGCCCGGAACTCCGAATTCCTCAATGGTCCTTCGGTCTATTTCCCTTGAGATCTGTTTGGTTGAGAGTTTCATGGTTTTCTGGGGATGGTGAAGGGATTTGCTATTTTCCCATACCGCCTGCCCCAGTAGGTCTTGTATCTCCGAGTTCTTCTATGTGCGAGCTGATGAATTCCTCTGCGTGGTCGAAGCAGAAGTAGTAGGAAAGAAGGGTGCTGCCGCTTCGGTTGACAGTGATCAACTGGTAGTGGCGGCTGCAAATATCCATCCCGCACTTTATGCACTGCTTGATATGGTTTCTTTCTCCCGAAAGTTCGCACTGTTCTCCACTAGGGCTTACGTGATCACACTGGTAGATTTCAACTTCTATTGTTTTTACCGACAAATGCCTTTACCTCCCCTTGATTTCTACGTTAATTATACAGTTTCGCGTCAGAGTTTGGTAAATCACGCGGATAATTTATAATAGACGGAAAAGATGCAGTCGATGATACACCCAAAACAGGCCGTAAACGGCACATTAAAATATCTCTACATCAAGGCTACGGGGAGGCCGAAGCTCCTTAATCTTGAGATAACAAAACTCTGCAACGCCCGCTGCGATTTCTGCGACTACTGGCAGACAAAACACGAAGAGCGTCTTTCGGATTACACGCCCGTCATAAAGAAAATAAACCCCCTCGTCACGGTCATTACCGGCGGGGAGCCCATGATCAGAAAGGATCTTCCCGATATCGTAAGGCAGATAAAGGGATGCTCCATATTCATTTTTACTTCAATGGTAACAAAAGGAGATTTCCTTACCGAGGAGAAAACCGAAGAGCTTTTCGACGCCGGCATGGATCAGATCGCCGTTTCACTGGATTTCCCGGGGGAAAAGCACGATACCTACAGGGGCATTCCCGGTCTCTGGGAAAAACTGTCAGAAACCCTGCCTGAACTCTCGGAGCGATTCCCCGACAAAAGCCTGGTGCTTAACACAATAATAATGGAAGACAACCTCGACGAGGTGGTCGAGATAGCGAATAAGGCAAGAGAGTGGGGCATAGCCATATCCTTTAGTTCCTACTCGGTTATGAAAACCAACAACGAAGACCACTTCGTGAAAAAAGAAGCCCTCTCAAAAGTGAGGGATCTTGTCGAGGAGCTGATCGCGCTTCGAAAAAAGTGGAAGGGCACGATACTCTCAACCGAGTACTACCTCAGGGAAATCCCGGGCTATTTCGAGAGGGGAAGCGTCCCCGACTGCCTGGCCGGCATAAACCAGATACACGTTACCCCGAGCGGTCACCTGAAACGCTGCTCCGAGATGCCCGTCTCTGCCCACTACAGCGATTACAGACCGGATCTTTACGAAAAAACCAAGTGCACTTCCTGCTGGTACAGCTGCAGGGGGGAAACCCAAAGCCCGGCGAACGTTAAAAGGGCCATGGAATACATGGGGATCTATATCTAAAGCCGGGTCGGCGCAACGACTTGTGCGTGATCGTAACGATCAGGTGTCGGTCCAGACTGCGAATTCATTTCCGCTCGGTTCCCTGAAATGGAACCGGCGACCACCTGGAAATTCAAAGGTCTCGATTTCGATCTTGCCTCCGGCGTTGCGGATAGCGGCGAGCGTTTGCTCTAGGTCGGCACTGTAGAAGACCACCAGAGCACCGCCTGCGGCCTGTGTGCTTTCCAGTTCCGATCTGAAGAACCCGCCCTCGAGACCAGCGTCCGAAAATGCCATGTAATCCGGGCCGTAATCGGTAAAGGACCAGCCGAACACTTCGGCGAAAAAAGATTTCGTGCGCGCGAAGTCGCGGCATGGAAACTCAACATAGTCGATCTTATTGTGATTTCCCATTCCTGTCCCCCATGCGCCGGATTTTCCGGCGAAATTGCCGTACCTGTTTCGCCCGGCCTGAAGATGATTAGGTTCTCTGCGCTTTCCAGTCGGTGCCGCCCGGGCGGTCTTCAAGCACGATTCCCTTTGAACTTAGGTAGTCCCTGATCTCATCGGCCTTTTTCCAGTTCTTTTCTTCTCTGGCCGAGTTCCTCTCTTCTATCAGCTTCTCTATCTCAAAGGGGTCTATGTCCGAGAGGTTTGCCGTGGACTTTCTTTTCTCCATGTACTCGGCCGGTTCCTCTGAGAGCACTCCGAGCACTCCGCATATCTCTTTTATTTTTTCAAGCGCGAGAGTCGCGCTTTGAGTTTTCCCCACGGAGTCAAGCGACCTGTTGATTGAGCGTATCAGGTCAAAAAGACTTCCCACCACGTCGGCGGTGTTGAAATTGTCGCTCATCGAGGAGTAAAAATCCTCCTCGAATTTCCTGATCGAACTCTCAAGTGCGGGATCGGAACCCTTGGCTTCCCGTGCCTCCGCGGCTCTCAGCAAAGTGAGATATATTCTCTCAAGCGCTGCCTCGCTGTCGTGCATGCTTTTTTCCGAGAAATCGGCGGGGTTCTGGTAGTGGTGGGAGAGGAAGAAAAGCCTTATGGCTTCGGGGGACCATCTCTTGGTTGCCTCGGAGAGAGTGAAGAAGTTCCCCAGAGATTTTGACATCTTTTCCTTGTTTATCCTTATAAGGCCGTTATGAAGCCAGTACTTCGCAAACGGTTCGCCCGAGGCGGCCTCTGACTGGGCTATTTCGTTTTCGTGGTGCGGAAAAATCAGGTCCTTTCCCCCTCCGTGTATCTCGAAATTCGTTCCCAGATACTCCATGCTCATAACGGAGCACTCTATGTGCCAGCCGGGCCTTCCGTCTCCCCACGGGCTTTTCCAGGCCGGCTCACCAGGTTTTGACTCTTTCCAGAGCGCGAAATCAAGAGGGTCCTCCTTTTCTTCGTTAACGTCTATTCTCACGCCCTCAAGCATGTGATCAAGTGACCTGCAGGAGAGCTTTCCGTAGTCCGGGAATTTTCTCACGGAGAAAAAGACGTTATTGCCTGAGCGGTAGGCGAATCCCTTCTCCAATATCTTCTCTATAAGCGCTGTTATCTGTTCTAGATGTTCCGTTACCCGGGGCTCAACGTCGGGGGTCTCAACCCCTATCGAGGCCATGTCCTCTCTGTATTCCTTTATGTATTTCTCCGATATCTCATCGCAGCTTACACCTTCCTGGTTTGAACGGGTTATTATCTTGTCGTCTATGTCGGTGTAGTTTCTCGCGAACAGCACGTCGTAGCCCACATGGCGGAGGAATCTCTGTATCACGTCAAAAGACACGGCGGAGCGGGCGTGTCCCAGGTGGGCTGAGTCATACACGGTAGGGCCGCACACATACATCCGGATCCTGTCTCCTTCAAAGGGAACGAGATCTTCTTTTTTCTGCGAGAGGGAGTTATAGATTTTTATCTTGGGAAGTTCTTTCTGCATGTTTCAAGGGAGGTCACTGCGGAACCTCCTTATCCCGCGGCATTTTTTGAAGGGAAAATTCTACGTATTCATTCCTTAAATTCAAGGGTAGGGCTCCCGTG
Proteins encoded:
- a CDS encoding cysteine--tRNA ligase, which gives rise to MQKELPKIKIYNSLSQKKEDLVPFEGDRIRMYVCGPTVYDSAHLGHARSAVSFDVIQRFLRHVGYDVLFARNYTDIDDKIITRSNQEGVSCDEISEKYIKEYREDMASIGVETPDVEPRVTEHLEQITALIEKILEKGFAYRSGNNVFFSVRKFPDYGKLSCRSLDHMLEGVRIDVNEEKEDPLDFALWKESKPGEPAWKSPWGDGRPGWHIECSVMSMEYLGTNFEIHGGGKDLIFPHHENEIAQSEAASGEPFAKYWLHNGLIRINKEKMSKSLGNFFTLSEATKRWSPEAIRLFFLSHHYQNPADFSEKSMHDSEAALERIYLTLLRAAEAREAKGSDPALESSIRKFEEDFYSSMSDNFNTADVVGSLFDLIRSINRSLDSVGKTQSATLALEKIKEICGVLGVLSEEPAEYMEKRKSTANLSDIDPFEIEKLIEERNSAREEKNWKKADEIRDYLSSKGIVLEDRPGGTDWKAQRT